A window of Pirellula sp. SH-Sr6A contains these coding sequences:
- a CDS encoding FAD/NAD(P)-binding oxidoreductase, which yields MNRLDRTNHFQVLILGGGTAGITVAAQLQRKRPKVQIGIVEPSTKHYYQPLWTLSGAGVFPKEQSERDESAFIPRDATWVRESVQDILPGENAIFTREGTRITYDFLIVALGIQIDWDLIPGLRQGLGSQQICSNYSYQHVDYTWECIRGFSGGNALFTMPNTAVKCGGAPQKIMYLADDAMRKRGVRAKANIIYATAQPFLFAIEKYRTTLEQVVARKKIDVRLRHNLRAIDPEKKTVELDRIDIGDTVTLPFDLLHVTPPMSSPDVIKASPLANASGWVEVDPFTLQSPKFPNVFGVGDCSGLPTSKTGAAIRKQAPVVVANLISALESKPLEAKYDGYTSCPIVTGYGRLVLAEFDYEGTPRETFPIDQSKERLSMYLLKAYALPKLFWHGMLRGLA from the coding sequence ATGAATCGTTTAGATCGCACCAATCACTTCCAAGTACTCATCTTGGGTGGCGGGACAGCCGGGATTACAGTAGCCGCCCAATTGCAGCGAAAGCGCCCCAAGGTGCAGATCGGAATTGTTGAGCCATCGACAAAGCATTATTACCAACCTCTATGGACCCTCTCCGGGGCCGGAGTCTTTCCTAAGGAGCAGAGCGAACGCGACGAATCAGCCTTTATCCCTCGGGACGCGACCTGGGTCCGCGAATCGGTCCAAGATATCCTGCCGGGTGAAAATGCCATCTTCACTCGTGAGGGGACACGTATCACCTACGATTTTCTCATCGTTGCCCTGGGGATCCAAATCGACTGGGACTTGATCCCTGGCCTGCGTCAAGGTCTCGGGAGTCAGCAGATTTGTAGCAATTACTCGTATCAACACGTCGATTACACTTGGGAGTGCATCAGGGGCTTTAGCGGTGGAAACGCACTTTTCACCATGCCAAACACCGCTGTGAAATGCGGAGGTGCTCCCCAAAAAATCATGTATCTCGCAGACGATGCCATGAGAAAACGCGGAGTAAGGGCCAAAGCCAATATCATCTACGCAACGGCCCAGCCATTTCTGTTCGCGATCGAAAAATACCGCACGACCCTTGAACAAGTCGTTGCACGCAAGAAGATCGACGTTCGATTGCGACACAATCTTCGCGCCATCGATCCAGAGAAAAAGACCGTGGAACTCGATCGAATCGATATCGGGGACACCGTTACTCTCCCCTTCGACCTGCTTCACGTTACCCCGCCGATGAGCTCACCCGACGTCATCAAAGCGAGCCCCTTAGCCAATGCGAGCGGTTGGGTGGAAGTCGATCCGTTTACGCTTCAGTCGCCGAAATTTCCGAATGTGTTCGGAGTAGGAGACTGCAGCGGACTCCCAACTTCTAAAACCGGGGCCGCCATTCGCAAGCAAGCCCCCGTGGTGGTCGCGAATTTGATCTCAGCCCTCGAGTCCAAGCCTCTGGAAGCAAAGTACGATGGATACACTTCATGCCCCATCGTTACAGGATACGGAAGACTCGTCTTGGCGGAATTCGACTATGAAGGAACACCGCGAGAGACCTTCCCCATTGACCAATCCAAAGAGCGACTATCGATGTATTTGTTAAAGGCTTATGCGCTTCCCAAACTTTTTTGGCATGGGATGCTTCGCGGATTGGCGTAG
- a CDS encoding rhodanese-like domain-containing protein: MKTIQANELHQLIQSGETIDLVDVRTPVEFREVHVSVAKNMPLDQLRAQEVTAGRKSSSDKPIYVICRSGSRGQQACAKLEQAGLNVVNVEGGTNACVAAGLPVVRGKKAMSLERQVRIAAGSLVLTGILLSRFVHPYWIGLSGFVGAGLIFAGITDSCAMGMLIAKMPWNRVGASNSNSPTSCSVKAPASR; the protein is encoded by the coding sequence ATGAAAACGATTCAAGCTAACGAACTCCATCAATTGATCCAGTCGGGCGAGACGATCGATTTGGTCGATGTCCGAACGCCTGTTGAGTTTCGCGAAGTCCACGTGTCCGTCGCCAAGAACATGCCGCTCGATCAGCTGCGAGCCCAAGAAGTGACAGCGGGGCGCAAGTCCTCCAGCGACAAACCCATCTATGTCATATGCCGCTCAGGGTCACGGGGTCAGCAGGCGTGCGCGAAGCTGGAGCAAGCGGGATTGAATGTGGTGAATGTTGAAGGGGGAACTAATGCGTGCGTGGCAGCCGGGTTGCCTGTGGTCCGCGGTAAGAAAGCAATGTCTCTCGAACGACAAGTTCGCATCGCCGCAGGATCGCTCGTCCTGACCGGGATACTGCTCAGCCGATTTGTTCATCCCTATTGGATCGGACTTTCCGGGTTTGTCGGTGCAGGCTTGATCTTCGCCGGTATCACCGATAGCTGCGCCATGGGCATGTTGATCGCCAAGATGCCCTGGAACCGCGTCGGGGCTAGCAACTCCAACTCGCCGACTAGCTGTTCAGTCAAAGCACCCGCCTCCCGATAA
- a CDS encoding sulfite exporter TauE/SafE family protein yields the protein MMIVITLLAGSLVGFSLGLTGGGGAIFAVPLLVYLIGLPTREAVGVSLLTVGSTSLVGFLYRARKGQVEILTGVVFALAGMIGAPIGSKIADAVPENILIVLFSILMIAIAGRMAWKAKTPSSQLPILPHRDDDPGPTCKRDPEGKLRMTSPCAILLAVVGLGAGVLTGMFGVGGGFIIVPALVTFAGMGMQRAIGTSLLVITLVSLSGVVSQIAGGRNLSVEIASLFTLGSVLGLFAGTALATRLAGPVLQRLFAAAILAVACLVLYQALS from the coding sequence ATGATGATTGTCATCACGCTTTTAGCTGGATCCTTGGTCGGCTTCTCCTTGGGCCTGACCGGTGGCGGAGGGGCGATTTTCGCGGTCCCGCTCTTGGTGTATCTGATCGGTCTACCCACGAGAGAAGCCGTTGGCGTCTCGCTTCTTACCGTTGGCTCTACCTCGCTCGTCGGCTTTCTCTACCGAGCGAGAAAAGGGCAAGTCGAAATACTAACTGGTGTCGTATTCGCGCTGGCCGGCATGATCGGTGCACCGATTGGTTCAAAGATCGCAGATGCCGTTCCCGAGAACATTCTGATCGTTCTCTTTTCGATTTTGATGATCGCCATCGCTGGCCGAATGGCATGGAAGGCAAAGACACCGTCTTCTCAACTCCCCATTTTACCGCATCGCGATGACGATCCTGGACCGACCTGCAAACGAGATCCGGAGGGGAAGCTGCGAATGACCTCCCCGTGCGCCATTCTCTTAGCGGTAGTGGGTTTGGGTGCAGGAGTTCTAACCGGAATGTTTGGAGTCGGAGGCGGTTTCATCATCGTTCCGGCGTTGGTTACCTTTGCGGGTATGGGAATGCAAAGGGCGATCGGAACATCGCTGCTCGTGATCACCCTGGTCAGTCTTTCAGGAGTGGTTTCGCAAATCGCAGGAGGTCGGAATCTCTCCGTCGAAATCGCATCGCTCTTTACCTTGGGGAGCGTCTTGGGTCTGTTTGCAGGAACGGCTCTAGCGACGCGATTGGCTGGTCCCGTTTTGCAACGTCTCTTTGCAGCAGCAATCCTCGCCGTGGCCTGCCTGGTGCTTTACCAAGCTCTGAGCTGA
- a CDS encoding c-type cytochrome translates to MTRIAVLLSRYSGRGALIAISMLSVPSLAQEKLPNKPLLPPGELGAWVRLGEEIVEKTTEHPLSKPFLGNDLNCTSCHLQNGRHPSAGSFLGTATAYPAWAPREQTVVTLEDRVLNCFMRSCNGVRPPLGSKVSIAIQSYITWLSQGESMRMNPQRPVGPRAVSLLAAKPDSGSLERGRALYAQRCADCHGADGKGDTDNPPVWGERSYNDGAGLAKVENLGAWLKVAMPLDDATLTEKEAIDIAVFVNSHERPRFELSAHLPPAAETGVYNGEKP, encoded by the coding sequence ATGACGCGAATCGCAGTTTTGCTCAGTCGTTATTCAGGACGCGGGGCGCTGATCGCGATCAGTATGCTTTCTGTTCCGTCCCTGGCGCAGGAGAAATTGCCGAACAAACCGTTGCTCCCTCCTGGCGAATTGGGGGCATGGGTTCGGTTAGGCGAAGAGATTGTCGAGAAGACAACCGAGCATCCGCTTTCGAAGCCGTTTCTCGGCAACGACTTGAACTGCACGAGCTGCCATCTTCAAAACGGTAGGCATCCTTCTGCGGGCAGTTTTTTAGGAACTGCCACAGCGTATCCTGCTTGGGCCCCTCGCGAGCAGACCGTGGTCACTTTAGAAGATCGGGTCCTCAATTGTTTCATGCGGAGCTGCAATGGCGTCCGCCCACCTTTGGGCAGCAAAGTCTCGATCGCCATCCAGTCTTACATCACTTGGTTGTCCCAGGGGGAATCGATGCGGATGAATCCTCAAAGGCCGGTTGGCCCCCGAGCCGTCTCGCTTTTAGCCGCCAAGCCGGACAGCGGGAGCCTGGAGCGTGGACGCGCCCTTTACGCCCAACGCTGCGCCGATTGCCACGGGGCGGATGGAAAAGGGGATACCGACAACCCACCGGTTTGGGGTGAACGCTCTTACAACGATGGAGCCGGCTTGGCAAAAGTGGAAAACTTAGGAGCTTGGCTGAAGGTCGCCATGCCATTGGACGATGCCACACTTACGGAAAAGGAAGCGATCGACATAGCGGTCTTCGTCAACAGCCACGAGCGACCCCGTTTCGAACTCTCCGCCCACCTACCCCCCGCTGCGGAAACAGGCGTTTACAACGGCGAAAAGCCGTAG
- a CDS encoding beta-ketoacyl-[acyl-carrier-protein] synthase family protein — MSSLVYQEDAESGDDVVITGMGVFSPLGHDITEHFEKLAQGLSAVRVVEPIQGVDGSFWLGATIEGFDPKQHVQPRKAIKVMCREIQLAFGSAMQACHAAGISSGTVEPDRIGTVFSGEIILSDLQDVEEIVRRCAIEGVMPHERWSVEAMENMYPLWMLKSLPNMAACHVGIALDARGPNNTVTTEGTSSLGAMLEAINVIRRDKADVMLVGSTASRVNPSRLLQRHEEDFSRRHLDGAAACKPFDSLRDGTVPGEASSCMVLERRRHALARNAPILATIRAGVSRFSPSPTGRWGGVERATMAVLHALLQSSGARPEHIDHINASANGTQIGDAAEARGIAAHLPGVPAVSYKGAFGDSISASGLLECISSLKGMGEGVIPPTTNHTSTDSNCPIDVIRGKPKSRTVNSFVKLSHTPAGRCAGVLVSVSK, encoded by the coding sequence GTGTCGAGTCTGGTTTATCAAGAAGATGCCGAGTCGGGCGATGATGTTGTTATCACCGGAATGGGAGTCTTTTCCCCGCTGGGGCATGACATAACTGAGCACTTTGAGAAGCTTGCTCAAGGCCTCTCGGCCGTTCGGGTGGTCGAGCCCATTCAGGGGGTCGATGGATCGTTTTGGTTAGGGGCCACCATCGAAGGGTTCGATCCTAAGCAGCATGTGCAACCGCGCAAGGCGATCAAAGTGATGTGTCGCGAGATCCAGCTTGCATTTGGTTCTGCCATGCAAGCCTGCCATGCTGCGGGAATCTCGTCTGGTACGGTCGAACCCGATCGCATCGGAACCGTGTTCTCCGGCGAGATTATCTTGAGCGATCTTCAAGACGTCGAAGAGATCGTTCGGCGCTGTGCCATTGAGGGAGTCATGCCTCACGAACGATGGTCCGTCGAAGCGATGGAAAACATGTATCCCCTTTGGATGCTGAAGTCTTTGCCCAATATGGCGGCTTGCCATGTCGGCATTGCGCTCGACGCTCGCGGTCCGAACAACACCGTGACCACCGAGGGGACCAGCAGTTTGGGGGCAATGTTGGAAGCCATCAACGTGATTCGCCGAGATAAAGCGGATGTGATGCTCGTCGGTTCGACGGCTTCACGCGTCAATCCCTCTCGTCTCCTTCAACGCCACGAAGAAGACTTTTCACGCAGGCACCTTGACGGTGCAGCCGCTTGCAAACCCTTTGATTCTCTTCGCGACGGAACGGTCCCGGGTGAAGCCAGCTCGTGCATGGTCCTTGAACGACGTCGACACGCGCTCGCCCGCAATGCACCCATCCTCGCAACGATCCGAGCCGGGGTAAGCAGGTTTAGCCCCTCCCCGACGGGCCGTTGGGGGGGAGTCGAGCGGGCTACCATGGCTGTCCTCCATGCTTTGCTTCAAAGTTCTGGGGCGCGTCCCGAGCACATCGACCACATCAATGCATCGGCAAACGGAACCCAAATCGGCGACGCAGCGGAGGCTCGGGGGATCGCAGCGCACCTGCCGGGTGTGCCGGCTGTTTCCTACAAGGGAGCGTTTGGTGACTCGATCAGTGCCTCCGGGCTGCTTGAGTGCATCTCTTCGTTAAAAGGGATGGGAGAGGGAGTCATTCCTCCGACAACCAATCACACCAGCACCGATTCGAATTGCCCCATCGATGTCATTCGCGGAAAGCCCAAATCGCGCACGGTCAATTCCTTTGTGAAGCTATCCCATACTCCAGCGGGACGGTGTGCCGGAGTTCTCGTGAGCGTCTCGAAATAG
- a CDS encoding MBL fold metallo-hydrolase — protein sequence MLLKYFYDKSLAHASYMIGCQRSGEAIVIDPGRNIDPYLDAAEAEGLKITGAAETHIHADFVSGSRELADRVGATLFLSDEGPADWKYLFADKHSTRLLQDGDTFFVGKVKLEVLHTPGHTPESISFVLTDEGGGANVPMGIFTGDFVFVGSIGRPDLLESAAGVVGSADVGARQLYRSIGKFRSLPDHLQVWPAHGAGSACGKGLGAIPSSTVGYERLFNPALQFHDEESFIDYILKDQPETPFYFANMKHVNKVGPELIKNLPELKKLSPQEAAELAPVHIVFDVRPSKEFAAGHLPGTINLPEGSLVQWAGFLADHRSPAYLIASPDRLQSLLVGLRSIGIDSVRGFADVNDVSKSNQMTEKYLSASPQELSDRIRSEEVRVLDVRAETEFREGHIPGAEHRFLGRLLKEIKTIDRSKPVVAQCLGGGRSAIATSILQREGFQVTNMEGGYRAWVASGLPTATA from the coding sequence ATGTTGCTGAAGTATTTCTACGACAAGTCGCTTGCTCATGCCTCGTACATGATCGGATGCCAGCGATCCGGGGAAGCGATCGTGATCGATCCCGGTCGCAACATCGATCCTTACTTAGATGCCGCTGAGGCGGAAGGCCTGAAGATTACTGGAGCCGCAGAGACTCACATCCATGCTGACTTTGTTTCCGGTTCACGAGAACTTGCGGACCGCGTCGGTGCAACGCTCTTTTTATCCGATGAGGGGCCGGCCGATTGGAAGTACTTGTTTGCAGACAAGCATTCGACGAGGCTTCTCCAAGACGGCGACACGTTCTTTGTGGGGAAGGTCAAACTCGAAGTATTGCATACCCCGGGACATACTCCGGAGAGCATCTCTTTTGTTTTGACCGACGAGGGTGGTGGTGCAAATGTCCCGATGGGGATCTTTACGGGTGATTTCGTGTTCGTAGGTTCGATCGGTCGCCCAGACCTTCTCGAATCCGCAGCGGGCGTGGTGGGAAGCGCGGATGTCGGGGCGAGACAACTCTATCGTTCGATTGGAAAGTTTCGTTCACTTCCCGATCACTTGCAGGTCTGGCCCGCTCACGGAGCGGGAAGCGCCTGCGGCAAAGGACTTGGTGCGATCCCTTCTTCGACCGTCGGTTACGAAAGGCTGTTCAATCCTGCCTTGCAGTTCCACGATGAGGAATCGTTTATCGACTACATCCTAAAAGATCAACCCGAGACACCCTTCTATTTTGCCAATATGAAGCATGTGAATAAGGTGGGCCCCGAATTGATCAAGAATCTTCCGGAGTTGAAGAAACTCTCACCTCAAGAAGCCGCTGAGCTTGCTCCGGTGCATATCGTGTTCGATGTGAGACCGTCGAAGGAGTTCGCGGCTGGGCATTTGCCCGGCACGATCAATTTGCCCGAGGGAAGCTTGGTGCAGTGGGCTGGCTTTCTAGCAGACCATAGAAGCCCAGCCTACCTCATCGCGTCACCCGATCGATTGCAGTCGCTTTTGGTCGGGTTGCGGTCGATTGGAATCGATTCGGTGCGAGGATTTGCAGACGTTAACGACGTGTCGAAGTCGAATCAGATGACCGAGAAATACCTATCCGCGTCCCCGCAGGAGCTCTCGGATCGAATTCGATCCGAGGAGGTCCGAGTGCTGGATGTCCGCGCAGAAACGGAGTTCCGGGAGGGGCACATCCCCGGCGCGGAACACCGGTTCCTGGGGCGACTTCTCAAAGAGATCAAAACCATCGACCGATCGAAACCCGTGGTCGCGCAGTGCTTGGGAGGCGGACGATCTGCCATCGCTACCAGCATCCTGCAGAGAGAAGGATTTCAGGTAACCAATATGGAAGGTGGTTACCGAGCGTGGGTCGCATCGGGGTTACCCACAGCCACCGCATAG
- a CDS encoding DUF1549 and DUF1553 domain-containing protein, translated as MPVPFFARKMLVLAMTWLALVIAWAYSISISIAADPHAGYVPKFELDIQPILTARGCNSGPCHGKSRGQNGFALSLFGFDSNMDFDSVVKNARGRRIHAAVPSESLLLTKATGKEPHGGGIRIQPNDADFQTIVSWIQTGMQRATPEDPTLASLRIQPDPTTLSPKQEIDLHVEATYSDGTVKDVTHVAAFQSSDSGIMQIKEGKLKAGEHVGEATIMARFMGQITTWNTAVLKAKSIPDAAFDNLPRQNFIDDLVYQKLQILDMLPSEPASDTTWLRRIYLDAIGRVPTPAEVEEFLTDASPDKKLRWIDRVLDQPEYADFWANKWADLLRPNPYRVGIKATYSLDLWLREAFRQNWSHDRFVRELLTAQGSTWKNGATTFFRDRREPDEITSVVSQLFIGVRLECAKCHQHPFEVYGQSDFYGLASFFSKIGHKGVGLSPPISGGEEIFFVKSKGEVRHPLTQQVLAPKPLLKDPVTLSEDDDPRIALADWLVSPDNPYFAKAAANRVWGEVMGMGIVDPVDDFRATNPPSNAPLLEALAEHYKAVGFDTKKLLKAIFTSHIYGLSSIPNESNAFDQRNFSKHVRRRMRAEVLADAVSDATGVPTSFSGMPHGTRAVQLWTFRINSDFLDAFSRPDPNQDPPCERIGDTTMSQSLHLMNSSQIQERLTSADGNCAAWAKESSPEIALRKIYLQLYARLPNPQETETLLSIRKDLPDAKRWVEDVVWSMINSPEFLFID; from the coding sequence ATGCCTGTCCCCTTCTTCGCTCGAAAGATGCTTGTCCTCGCGATGACTTGGCTCGCCCTGGTTATTGCATGGGCCTACTCGATTTCTATTTCGATTGCAGCCGATCCTCATGCGGGTTACGTTCCAAAATTCGAACTGGATATCCAGCCCATCTTGACCGCTCGGGGCTGCAACTCCGGACCGTGCCATGGCAAATCGCGCGGTCAAAACGGGTTTGCTCTCTCCCTGTTCGGCTTCGACTCCAACATGGATTTCGACTCCGTAGTCAAGAACGCTCGCGGTCGTCGGATTCACGCGGCGGTCCCATCGGAGAGTTTGCTGCTCACCAAAGCGACGGGGAAAGAACCGCACGGGGGCGGAATTCGGATCCAGCCAAACGATGCCGATTTCCAAACGATCGTCAGTTGGATTCAGACCGGAATGCAGCGTGCGACTCCCGAGGATCCCACCCTCGCGTCCTTGAGAATCCAGCCTGATCCCACAACCTTGTCTCCCAAACAAGAAATCGATTTGCATGTCGAGGCGACTTACTCGGATGGCACGGTCAAAGATGTAACCCACGTTGCCGCCTTTCAATCGAGCGACTCCGGGATCATGCAAATCAAGGAAGGGAAATTGAAGGCTGGTGAGCATGTCGGAGAAGCCACGATTATGGCTCGCTTCATGGGGCAGATCACGACTTGGAACACCGCGGTGCTCAAGGCCAAGTCGATCCCAGACGCGGCCTTCGACAATCTCCCACGACAAAACTTCATCGACGATCTCGTCTATCAAAAGCTCCAAATCTTGGACATGCTCCCTAGCGAGCCCGCCTCGGATACGACTTGGCTTCGCCGTATCTATCTGGATGCCATTGGACGGGTCCCGACACCTGCAGAAGTGGAAGAGTTTCTTACGGATGCGAGTCCAGACAAGAAGCTTCGTTGGATCGATCGCGTTCTAGACCAGCCGGAGTATGCCGACTTTTGGGCTAACAAATGGGCCGACTTGTTGCGTCCGAATCCCTATCGAGTGGGTATCAAAGCCACCTATAGTCTGGACTTGTGGTTGCGAGAAGCGTTTCGGCAGAATTGGTCCCACGATCGGTTTGTACGCGAATTGCTTACAGCCCAAGGGAGCACTTGGAAAAACGGCGCCACGACCTTTTTCCGCGATCGGCGCGAGCCCGATGAGATCACCAGCGTGGTCAGTCAGCTCTTTATCGGTGTTCGGTTGGAATGCGCGAAATGCCACCAGCATCCGTTTGAAGTTTACGGTCAATCGGACTTCTACGGCCTTGCTTCGTTCTTTTCCAAGATCGGGCACAAGGGAGTGGGGCTCTCGCCCCCCATATCGGGAGGGGAAGAAATCTTTTTTGTGAAATCCAAGGGGGAGGTTCGCCATCCGCTCACCCAACAAGTCCTTGCACCGAAGCCCCTTTTGAAAGACCCCGTCACCCTGTCCGAAGACGATGACCCTCGTATTGCTTTGGCCGATTGGCTCGTTTCACCGGACAATCCTTACTTTGCGAAGGCGGCTGCGAACCGAGTTTGGGGGGAAGTCATGGGGATGGGAATTGTCGATCCGGTCGATGATTTCCGGGCCACGAACCCTCCCAGCAATGCTCCCCTTTTGGAGGCGCTCGCGGAACACTACAAAGCGGTTGGATTCGATACCAAAAAGCTTTTGAAGGCGATCTTCACGAGCCACATCTATGGACTTTCCTCGATTCCTAATGAAAGCAACGCGTTCGATCAACGCAATTTTTCGAAGCACGTTCGCAGGCGGATGCGAGCCGAAGTGTTAGCGGATGCCGTTTCGGATGCCACGGGGGTGCCCACTTCCTTTTCGGGAATGCCGCATGGAACGCGGGCCGTGCAGCTATGGACATTCCGGATCAATTCGGATTTCCTGGATGCGTTTAGCCGTCCCGACCCGAACCAAGATCCTCCCTGTGAACGCATTGGTGACACGACGATGTCCCAATCGCTTCACCTGATGAACTCGAGTCAAATTCAGGAAAGATTGACTTCGGCCGACGGGAACTGCGCCGCGTGGGCTAAGGAGTCTTCGCCCGAGATCGCCCTTCGAAAGATCTATTTGCAGTTGTACGCACGATTGCCGAATCCGCAGGAAACGGAGACGCTGCTCAGCATTCGGAAGGATCTACCCGACGCAAAACGCTGGGTAGAGGATGTTGTTTGGTCGATGATCAACTCGCCCGAATTTCTATTTATCGATTAA
- a CDS encoding anti-sigma factor family protein, translated as MTCEELLKALNEYVDGAELTEICEEFGEHLAGCNPCQVVVDNIRQTIALYKAGVPYEMPAEFQNRLQSSLRSKWLDTFGKS; from the coding sequence ATGACGTGTGAAGAACTACTCAAAGCATTGAACGAATACGTCGACGGTGCGGAGCTTACCGAGATTTGCGAAGAATTCGGCGAGCATTTGGCGGGTTGCAATCCTTGCCAAGTTGTCGTCGACAACATTCGTCAGACCATTGCGTTGTACAAGGCGGGGGTGCCGTACGAAATGCCTGCCGAATTTCAAAATCGTTTGCAGTCCTCCTTGCGATCGAAATGGCTCGATACCTTTGGAAAGAGCTAA
- a CDS encoding RNA polymerase sigma factor — MSEKPEATELLRLAKQGDFQAFQSLIHELQPRVYGLAYRMLHQSQDAEDVTQQTFVAMIEHLRDFREESSLSTWALKIASNFALKLIRKRKGHAALSLDNGREDGYSDMPHPEYIAPWSRPADVIAADAEVQREIQAALRHLDDKYRTVFVMRDIEGFSVRDTAEALGLTESTVKVRLLRARLALREILTRRFGDETQVMIPDHKHV, encoded by the coding sequence TTGAGCGAAAAACCAGAAGCCACAGAGCTTTTGCGACTCGCGAAGCAAGGTGACTTTCAAGCGTTTCAGTCGCTGATTCATGAGTTGCAACCTCGTGTCTACGGGTTGGCTTACAGAATGCTTCATCAGTCGCAGGATGCGGAGGATGTCACGCAGCAAACGTTCGTCGCGATGATTGAACATCTTCGCGACTTCCGCGAGGAATCATCTCTGTCGACTTGGGCGTTGAAGATCGCAAGCAACTTTGCCTTGAAATTGATTCGAAAAAGAAAGGGACACGCCGCGTTGTCGCTCGACAACGGAAGGGAGGACGGATACTCCGACATGCCCCACCCCGAGTACATCGCTCCATGGAGCCGTCCCGCGGATGTGATTGCGGCCGATGCAGAAGTCCAACGCGAAATCCAAGCAGCCTTGCGTCATTTGGACGACAAGTATCGAACGGTATTTGTGATGCGCGACATCGAAGGCTTCTCCGTCCGGGATACTGCAGAGGCGTTGGGACTGACCGAATCGACGGTCAAGGTCCGGCTGCTTCGTGCGAGGCTTGCATTGCGAGAGATTTTGACGCGTCGCTTTGGGGATGAAACCCAGGTGATGATTCCCGATCACAAACACGTTTAA